The following are from one region of the Ischnura elegans chromosome 12, ioIscEleg1.1, whole genome shotgun sequence genome:
- the LOC124169335 gene encoding uncharacterized protein LOC124169335, which produces MVCLHLFFVCLYRVMAEKMFLVGEFDDNTVEVFPREWIWKCGKKVFWPRNMSMRKIEKAIMSSAPPEDHWKVCPLKRVLAQSDTFSNAKRKAARAEYTSSISDTEPEGERRSVKRPTRFLSVSEVEVPRRRTPSVSSVEESEEEPQGEAPTMSQVPVPEFPLEFGQQDLEIDGAGGEKTITLKEVMKVLHSINYQMKSMRATLLKQGQCKCTCRHGETEQLPKSTFSTILPINDEEAMNTLCLELRNESARENLVRELSYAAGSTEVHTARNMMKKLFTKYLCKQYSCCGKKGKKNLSSLPVYGCIENKFWFLSLYWIKVKHGLGYAY; this is translated from the exons ATGGTgtgtcttcatttattttttgtttgtcttTACAGGGTAATGGCTGAAAAGATGTTTTTGGTGGGAGAATTTGATGACAACACTGTCGAAGTATTTCCCCGCGAATGGATATGGAAGTGTGGGAAGAAGGTGTTTTGGCCCAGAAATATGAGCATGAGGAAGATTGAGAAGGCGATAATGTCCTCAGCTCCACCTGAAGACCACTGGAAAGTTTGCCCCCTCAAAAGGGTTCTTGCCCAATCAG ATACTTTTAGCAATGCTAAAAGGAAAGCAGCAAGGGCCGAATATACTTCGTCGATATCTGACACGGAGccggagggggagaggaggagcgTTAAGCGACCCACCCGCTTTCTCTCGGTAAGTGAAGTAGAAGTTCCGAGGAGGAGGACTCCCAGTGTTTCAAGTGTGGAAGAAAGCGAAGAGGAGCCACAAGGAGAAGCTCCAACGATGAGCCAGGTCCCTGTGCCCGAATTTCCCCTGGAATTCGGGCAACAGGATCTGGAAATTGATGGCGCCGGTGGAGAGAAAACTA TTACATTGAAGGAAGTGATGAAAGTTCTGCACTCTATTAACTACCAGATGAAGTCAATGAGGGCCACCCTGTTGAAGCAGGGGCAGTGCAAGTGCACTTGCAGGCATGGGGAGACTGAGCAGCTGCCAAAGAGCACTTTCTCAACAATTTTGCCGATTAACGATGAAGAGGCAATGAATACATTGTGCTTAGAGTTAAGGAATGAATCTGCTAGGGAGAATCTG GTGAGGGAGTTATCATATGCGGCAGGATCTACAGAGGTACACACAGCACGCAACatgatgaagaaattattcaCTAAATATCTGTGCAAACAGTACAGCTGCTGCGGGAAGAAGGGGAAGAAGAATTTATCTTCCCTACCAGTATACGGCTGCATTGAAAATAAGTTTTGGTTCTTGTCATTGTATTGGATAAAAGTAAAACATGGTTTGGGTTATGCATATTAG